Proteins from a genomic interval of Pectinophora gossypiella chromosome 4, ilPecGoss1.1, whole genome shotgun sequence:
- the LOC126366025 gene encoding DENN domain-containing protein 5B isoform X3 has translation MNMSVSDLSVGCRFADYFAICGLDFDSGLEPDRLCGDNLHVSPLDRSYKAKILAHYPDNIQSNPFDEHAVCMLCLPAGLQFRTQKHCLEPRFHSFVVTRENASRYYGYSLVFYEEVRNRNICSAMHTLQTMFITELSSGQTPPGHRKATGKESSRSLPRSFKLAPHTGTALTYYDIAKDKLYVAKSIALICQYPFIRVAQLFLENLFRSLPRQPGPGLSPESYVYNLLYEVPVPLPGQALRLYVPPAEPHLDPIPVVIRMPNPPEELPLLDYPLRIMFSTLGVECVVQLFTCVLLEHQVLLRSSDYNKLMLVAECITALLLPFTWAHVYVPILPAPLYHFLDAPVPFVMGLHAESGAMNLGSNGPRSIALGTEAALCLVDIDKPDIQLPEEMPIFPHRTPLIEELNHILDKHQIQRPETEPTKLGVPINGSSYKHMNDSMSSSCTLPSGGLRRKHSFHDVLEWDESRPLNASPPGSPTRRAPRRLDALQRIVDIVKRTGVNIDDVDADTVMPTMKKKVLNDEEQYEDDIRFNLAIRETFLNRFVHMFLMYENFVIMPDQDRESWLSSRESMVNFDKASFLSDQPQRHRPFLSRFLETQMFATLVDNRIMANWGDYDANLQVFEHRIKAVRRRLGEGGLATRGYSVWAGGAGGAGGAGGAAAGAELEVGAPGERLPHRAAYYRAFPARLDAAALAPPPPQDRRTNSLKRIKNAKWQVKDCPPELLLGDISRRLCTDVTPAAIAQNNRTFVEKLLKECKSKTKRMLVEKMGTEETDLGLGTEVSITGVEESTMIASLCDLLERLWSHGLQHKLGKSALWMHLTNYQELEQCSNSTKPIDPNYLTPDLSSVGAEVEAQQSTSTVTRSRDSSRGGSRDSSRDRLSNSGTLERKSSQPPNCPLRPLPESLTFDMRNVQAMTDIKTEIGYARAWVRLSLEKKLLSKHLRELLADTTLLRSQYKRTAFLRCEEEREQFLYHLLTLNAVDYFCFTNTYPTTKLPYRVLIVPSRKASQTTANCWISISGANGESTPKIPIPRNTNEFVFHHKNLGVLSTLRIGHDNSGLSPRWLLDQVYVRNEVTGHTYTFPCNRWLGSGVDDGSTERLLVAARMRSERTPRTPAPHAPPAPPTPTTTHLSTSTIQHMIGLFRRSGNQEST, from the exons ATGAATATGTCCGTCTCGGATTTATCTGTGGGATGTCGTTTTGCTGATTATTTTGCGATATGTGGCCTCGACTTTGACTCTGGTCTGGAACCGGACAGATTATGTG GTGATAATTTGCACGTATCTCCTCTAGATCGTTCTTATAAAGCAAAAATTTTAGCTCATTATCCAGATAATATCCAGAGTAATCCATTTGACGAACATGCAGTATGTATG CTTTGTTTGCCAGCTGGACTGCAATTTAGGACTCAGAAGCACTGCCTGGAACCCAGATTTCATAGTTTTGTTGTGACAAGAGAAAATGCATCTAGATACTATGGATACAGTCTTGTGTTCTATGAAGAAGTTCGAAACAGGAATATTTGTAGTGCAATGCATACATTGCAg ACAATGTTCATCACTGAACTGTCCAGTGGGCAAACTCCCCCTGGACATAGGAAAGCAACGGGGAAGGAGAGTTCCCGCTCACTGCCGAGATCTTTTAAGTTGGCTCCCCATACTGGCACAGCACTCACATACTATGACATAGCCAAAGATAAACTCTATGTAGCCAAAAGTATAGCACTCATATGCCAGTACCCTTTTATAAGGGTAGCGCAATTGTTTTTAGAAAATTTATTTAG ATCATTGCCAAGACAGCCAGGGCCAGGGTTGAGCCCTGAGTCCTATGTCTACAACTTGCTGTACGAAGTGCCAGTGCCACTGCCGGGTCAAGCCCTGCGTCTCTATGTCCCACCAGCGGAGCCACACCTTGATCCTATACCAGTT GTGATAAGAATGCCAAATCCTCCAGAAGAGTTACCTTTGCTGGATTACCCACTACGCATAATGTTTTCTACGCTGGGCGTAGAGTGTGTTGTTCAACTGTTCACATGTGTCCTTCTAGAACACCAAGTGTTACTTCGATCCAGTG ACTACAACAAGCTAATGCTGGTAGCAGAATGCATCACAGCGCTACTGCTGCCGTTCACATGGGCGCACGTGTATGTGCCGATACTGCCGGCGCCACTGTATCATTTCCTCGACGCGCCGGTGCCTTTCGTCATGG GTCTACACGCAGAGAGTGGGGCGATGAATCTGGGTTCAAATGGCCCGCGGAGCATCGCGCTGGGCACTGAAGCGGCGTTATGTCTCGTCGACATCGACAAGCCAGACATACAGCTACCGGAGGAAATGCCCATATTCCCGCATCGGACGCCTCTGATTGAAGAACTTAACCATATCTTGGATAAGCACCAG ATCCAAAGACCCGAAACCGAGCCCACCAAACTTGGAGTGCCAATAAATGGAAGTTCTTATAAGCACATGAATGATAGTATGAGCAGCAGTTGTACTTTGCCATCAG GTGGTCTACGGCGCAAGCACTCGTTCCACGACGTGCTGGAGTGGGACGAGAGTCGTCCGCTGAACGCGTCTCCGCCCGGCTCGCccacgcgccgcgcgccgcgccgcctcgACGCCCTGCAGCGCATCGTCGACATCGTCAAACGAACTG GCGTGAACATCGACGATGTAGACGCAGACACGGTGATGCCGACGATGAAGAAGAAGGTGCTGAATGATGAAGAGCAGTACGAGGACGACATCAGGTTCAACCTGGCCATACGCGAGACCTTCCTAAACCGCTTCGTGCACATGTTCCTCATGTACGAAAACTTCGTCATCATGCCTGATCAG gACCGCGAATCATGGTTGTCGTCACGGGAATCGATGGTGAACTTCGACAAGGCGTCCTTCCTATCCGACCAACCGCAGCGCCACCGGCCTTTCCTCTCGCGCTTCCTGGAAACGCAGATGTTCGCAACACTCGTAGACAATAGAATCATGGCCAACTGGGGCGATTACGATGCTAACCTTCAAGTCTTCGAGCACCGCATCAAAGCCGTAAG ACGGCGGCTGGGCGAGGGCGGGCTAGCGACGCGCGGGTACAGCGTgtgggcgggcggcgcgggcggtgcggggggcgcgggcggcgcggcggcgggcgccgAGCTGGAGGTGGGCGCGCCGGGGGAGCGGCTGCCGCACCGCGCCGCCTACTACCGCGCCTTCCCCGCGCGCCTCGACGCCGCCGCgctggcgccgccgccgccgcaggaCCGCAG AACGAATAGTCTGAAGCGTATAAAGAACGCGAAGTGGCAAGTCAAGGATTGCCCCCCGGAACTGCTCCTGGGGGACATCAGTCGGAGACTGTGCACTGACGTCACACCTGCCGCCATTGCTCAGAACAACAGGACGTTCGTTGAAAAACTTCTTAAG GAATGCAAAAGTAAAACAAAGCGGATGCTTGTAGAGAAGATGGGCACAGAAGAGACAGACCTGGGCTTAGGTACAGAAGTATCTATAACAGGCGTGGAAGAGAGTACTATGATCGCGTCTCTCTGCGACCTGTTAGAACGACTGTGGTCTCACGGACTGCAGCACAAGTTGGGGAAATCGGCCTTGTGGATGCACCTCACCAACTATCAGGAGTTGGAGCAATGCAGCAACTCAACGAAACCTATTGATCCTAATTACCTCACGCCTG atttatcgtCTGTTGGTGCGGAGGTTGAAGCGCAACAAAGCACAAGTACAGTCACCAGGTCCCGGGATAGCTCTCGAGGAGGGTCCAGAGACAGTTCAAGAGATAGACTCAGCAACTCTGGGACTTTAGAACGGAAATCTTCGCAACCTCCCAACTGTCCGTTAAGACCGCTGCCTGAAAGCCTCACTTTTGATATGAG GAACGTTCAAGCAATGACAGACATTAAAACCGAAATCGGCTACGCCCGTGCTTGGGTTCGGCTGTCGTTAGAAAAGAAGTTGTTATCGAAACATTTGCGGGAGCTGCTAGCAGACACGACGCTCCTACGGTCCCAGTATAAGCGCACGGCTTTCCTACGTTGCGAGGAGGAGAGAGAACAGTTTTTATATCATCTCCTGACACTCAATGCTGTTGACTACTTCTGCTTTACCAACACGTATCCCACCACTA AATTGCCATATCGCGTTCTGATCGTGCCATCTCGCAAGGCCAGTCAAACGACTGCCAACTGCTGGATCTCCATATCCGGAGCCAACGGAGAGTCTACGCCCAAAATACCCATACCACGGAATACCAACGAATTTGTCTTTCAC CATAAAAACCTAGGTGTTCTGTCAACTTTGAGGATCGGCCATGATAACTCTGGACTGTCACCAAGGTGGCTGCTTGATCAAGTCTACGTCCGCAATGAGGTCACAGGCCACACATAcac ATTCCCGTGCAACCGCTGGCTGGGCTCGGGCGTGGACGACGGGTCCACGGAGCGGCTGCTGGTGGCGGCGCGCATGCGCAGCGAGCGTACGCCGCGCAcgcccgcgccgcacgcgcctCCCGCGCCGCCCACGCCCACCACCACGCACCTCTCCACCTCCACCATACAACACATGATCG GTCTATTTAGGCGCTCCGGCAACCAAGAATCGACCTAA